The following proteins come from a genomic window of Pseudomonas putida:
- a CDS encoding amino acid ABC transporter ATP-binding protein, producing the protein MIEVRDLLKVFDTRGQVVRAVDNVTTQVAKGEVVVVLGPSGSGKSTFLRCLNGLEHFDEGHVAINGLRLEDPKTDINAYRREVGMVFQHFNLFPHMTVLENLCLAQKVVRKRGKAEREAKARALLEKVGISEKANEYPSRLSGGQQQRVAIARALAMEPKVMLFDEPTSALDPEMVGEVLDVMKTLAQEGMTMVCVTHEMGFAREVADRVLFFDHGKLLEDSAPAAFFASPKDPRAQAFLRQVL; encoded by the coding sequence GTGATTGAAGTCCGTGACCTTTTGAAAGTGTTCGACACCCGAGGCCAGGTAGTGCGTGCGGTGGACAACGTCACCACCCAGGTAGCCAAGGGTGAAGTGGTCGTGGTGCTTGGCCCGTCGGGGTCCGGCAAGTCTACGTTCCTGCGCTGCCTCAACGGCCTGGAGCATTTCGACGAGGGCCATGTGGCCATCAACGGGCTGCGGTTGGAAGACCCGAAAACCGACATCAATGCCTACCGCCGCGAAGTCGGCATGGTGTTCCAGCATTTCAACCTGTTCCCGCACATGACGGTGCTGGAGAACCTGTGCCTGGCGCAAAAGGTCGTGCGCAAGCGTGGTAAGGCCGAGCGTGAGGCCAAGGCGCGGGCGTTGCTGGAAAAGGTAGGTATCTCGGAGAAGGCCAATGAGTACCCGTCGCGGCTTTCCGGTGGTCAGCAACAACGGGTGGCGATTGCCCGTGCGCTGGCAATGGAGCCTAAGGTGATGCTGTTCGACGAGCCGACCTCGGCGCTCGACCCGGAAATGGTCGGTGAAGTATTGGACGTGATGAAGACCTTGGCCCAGGAAGGCATGACCATGGTCTGCGTGACCCATGAAATGGGCTTTGCCCGCGAAGTGGCCGACCGCGTGCTGTTCTTCGATCACGGCAAGTTGCTGGAAGATTCGGCGCCTGCGGCGTTCTTTGCCTCGCCGAAGGATCCACGGGCGCAAGCGTTCCTGCGCCAGGTGCTCTGA
- a CDS encoding methyl-accepting chemotaxis protein, whose translation MNQMSATVQEVAQNAEQASLAATNADQQAQQGDQVVTEAIGRIEQLARQMDDCLAAMQHLAGESQRIGSILDVIKSVSEQTNLLALNAAIEAARAGEAGRGFAVVADEVRGLAQRTQQSTEEIEQLIESLHSGTDEVTSLLDNSKRLTEQSVELSRKAGDALSQITDTVSSIQGMNQQIATASEEQSVVAEQINRSVISVRDASDQTSAASEQTAASSGELEHLGQQLRGMVGRFSL comes from the coding sequence ATGAACCAGATGAGCGCCACGGTCCAGGAAGTAGCGCAGAACGCCGAACAAGCTTCATTGGCGGCAACCAACGCCGACCAGCAGGCCCAGCAGGGCGATCAGGTGGTGACCGAGGCCATAGGCCGTATCGAGCAACTGGCCAGGCAAATGGACGATTGCCTGGCGGCAATGCAGCATTTGGCGGGCGAAAGCCAGCGAATCGGCAGCATTCTCGATGTGATCAAATCGGTCTCCGAGCAAACCAACCTGTTGGCGTTAAACGCCGCCATCGAAGCCGCCAGAGCTGGTGAGGCCGGGCGTGGCTTTGCCGTGGTGGCTGACGAAGTTCGCGGCTTGGCCCAACGCACGCAGCAGTCCACGGAGGAGATCGAGCAATTGATCGAAAGCTTGCACAGCGGCACCGACGAGGTGACCAGCCTGCTCGACAACAGCAAACGCCTGACCGAGCAAAGTGTCGAGCTGAGCCGCAAGGCCGGGGATGCCTTGAGCCAGATCACCGATACGGTGTCGAGCATCCAGGGCATGAACCAGCAGATTGCCACGGCGAGCGAGGAACAGAGTGTGGTGGCCGAACAGATAAACCGCAGTGTAATCAGCGTGCGCGATGCGTCGGACCAGACCAGTGCGGCCAGTGAACAAACGGCAGCTTCAAGCGGCGAGCTGGAGCACCTGGGGCAGCAGCTGCGAGGGATGGTCGGGCGTTTCAGCCTCTGA